In Syntrophales bacterium, the following are encoded in one genomic region:
- the fdnG gene encoding formate dehydrogenase-N subunit alpha, with protein MNITRRRFLTLSGAVGSGIALSSLGLDLAPAKAYADELNKMNRVRTAKQVITTCCYCSVGCGLICSVDRKTGKIFNIEGDPEHPINEGSLCAKGAGFFDLTEANKYRLRKVQYRAPYSDKWEDKDWDWAMERIARLVKDTRDKEFVLKNAKGEVVNRCETIGHLGSSNVDNEECWLMSVTARALGLVYIDHQARVUHSPSVAALGESFGRGSMTNHYIDLKNSDVILIMGSNAAEHHPIAFKWILRAKEQNGARIIHVDPRYTRTSARCDYHVPLRSGTDIAFLGGMIHYILSNNKDFREYVTNYTNASFIVSADFNFKDGLFSGYDAGKRKYSKDTWVFDKDGRGVPMRDMTLQNPRCVYQLLKKHYSRYTIDKVSSITGVTKENLLKVYEEYSATGVKDKAGTECYALGWTHHTTGSQIIRTMSIIQLLLGNMGIAGGGINALRGEPNVQGSTDHCILYGNLPGYLKMPVASLDTLEKYLHKCTPESKDPQSANYYQNYPNFFVSLLKSYYDERATKENEFCYSWLPKMDDGQAYSLMHLFDKMYEGKVKGLFSVGTDPAVSSPNTAKVRKALEKLDWLVSANIFDNETCSFWKGPGVDPKKVKTECFLLPASATMEKEGSQSNSGRWVTWKYKAAEPPEDAIPVGEIWIKMMDAVRALYKKEGGKFPEPILGLKWDYTDRKGRYDALKISKQINGYFLKDTVIEDKEKKTSTVFKKGQLVPTFGMLKADGSTSGGNWIMAGSFSTDGENKMAKRGKDDPTGLGLYPNWSFAWPVNRRILYNRASCDVNGTPYNPKRKILAWTGEKWVGDVPDGPWPPMANKEKGKYPFIMKQDGLGALFGPGMVEGPFPEHYEPLEGPLSKNPLSGQLINPAIQIFKSDLDKVANADEKFPYVCTTYSCTEHWCSGALTRWQLWLLEMQPELYVEIGDKLAKQKGIRNGERVRVSSVRGQVECVAMVTKRFRPFQVEGKEVHQVGMPFNYGWLFPKDGGDSTNFLTPTVGDANTFCPEYKAFMVNVAKI; from the coding sequence ATGAACATTACTCGCAGAAGGTTCCTTACCCTTTCGGGAGCCGTCGGCTCAGGGATCGCCCTGTCATCCCTGGGCCTCGACCTGGCCCCGGCGAAGGCGTATGCGGACGAACTGAACAAGATGAACCGCGTCCGGACGGCGAAGCAGGTCATCACGACCTGCTGCTACTGCTCCGTCGGCTGCGGCCTCATCTGCAGCGTCGACCGGAAGACCGGAAAGATCTTCAACATCGAGGGAGATCCGGAACACCCCATCAACGAAGGTTCCCTCTGCGCCAAGGGGGCGGGATTCTTCGACCTGACGGAAGCGAACAAGTACCGCCTCCGCAAGGTCCAGTACCGGGCCCCGTACAGCGACAAGTGGGAAGACAAGGACTGGGACTGGGCGATGGAAAGGATCGCCCGCCTGGTGAAGGACACGCGGGACAAGGAATTCGTCCTGAAAAACGCCAAGGGAGAAGTCGTCAACCGCTGTGAGACCATCGGCCACCTCGGAAGCTCCAACGTGGACAACGAGGAGTGCTGGCTCATGAGCGTGACGGCAAGGGCATTAGGCCTGGTGTACATCGACCACCAGGCCCGGGTCTGACACAGTCCATCCGTTGCGGCTCTGGGAGAGTCGTTCGGCCGTGGTTCCATGACGAACCACTATATCGACCTGAAGAACAGCGACGTCATCCTCATCATGGGGAGCAACGCCGCCGAGCACCACCCCATCGCTTTCAAGTGGATCCTGCGGGCCAAGGAGCAGAACGGGGCCCGGATCATCCATGTCGATCCCCGCTACACCAGGACGTCCGCCCGCTGCGACTACCACGTGCCGCTGCGGTCCGGCACGGACATCGCCTTCCTGGGAGGAATGATCCACTACATCCTGAGCAACAACAAGGATTTCAGAGAGTACGTCACCAACTATACAAACGCGTCCTTCATCGTCAGCGCCGATTTCAATTTCAAGGACGGCCTGTTCTCCGGCTATGACGCGGGAAAGCGGAAATACAGCAAGGACACATGGGTCTTCGACAAGGACGGCCGGGGCGTCCCGATGCGGGACATGACCCTCCAGAATCCCCGCTGTGTCTATCAGCTCCTGAAAAAGCACTATTCCCGCTACACCATCGACAAGGTCTCCAGCATCACGGGCGTGACCAAGGAGAATCTGCTCAAGGTGTACGAGGAGTACAGCGCCACCGGTGTGAAGGACAAGGCCGGAACGGAATGCTACGCCCTGGGCTGGACCCACCACACGACGGGGAGCCAGATCATCCGGACCATGTCCATCATCCAGCTCCTCCTGGGCAACATGGGCATCGCCGGCGGCGGCATCAACGCCCTCCGGGGTGAGCCCAACGTCCAGGGATCCACGGACCACTGCATCCTCTACGGCAACCTCCCGGGCTACCTGAAGATGCCCGTGGCATCACTCGATACCCTGGAGAAATACCTTCATAAATGCACGCCGGAATCCAAGGATCCCCAGTCGGCCAATTACTACCAGAATTATCCGAACTTCTTCGTCAGCCTGCTCAAATCCTACTATGATGAGAGGGCAACGAAGGAAAACGAGTTCTGCTACTCCTGGCTGCCGAAGATGGACGACGGTCAGGCCTACTCCCTCATGCACCTCTTCGACAAGATGTACGAGGGGAAGGTGAAGGGTCTCTTCTCCGTCGGCACGGACCCCGCGGTCAGCTCTCCCAACACGGCCAAGGTCCGCAAGGCCCTGGAGAAGCTGGACTGGCTGGTGAGCGCCAACATCTTCGACAACGAGACCTGCTCCTTCTGGAAGGGCCCCGGTGTCGATCCGAAGAAGGTCAAGACGGAGTGCTTCCTCCTCCCCGCCTCCGCCACCATGGAGAAGGAAGGCAGCCAGAGCAACAGCGGCCGCTGGGTGACCTGGAAGTACAAAGCCGCGGAGCCGCCGGAGGACGCCATCCCCGTCGGCGAGATCTGGATCAAGATGATGGACGCCGTCCGGGCCCTCTATAAGAAGGAGGGCGGCAAGTTTCCCGAGCCGATCCTGGGTCTCAAGTGGGACTACACGGACCGGAAGGGACGTTACGACGCCCTGAAGATCTCGAAGCAGATCAACGGCTATTTCCTGAAGGACACCGTCATCGAGGACAAGGAAAAGAAGACCAGCACCGTCTTCAAGAAGGGCCAGCTGGTCCCGACCTTCGGGATGCTGAAGGCCGACGGATCGACCTCCGGCGGCAACTGGATCATGGCCGGCAGCTTCTCTACCGACGGCGAGAACAAGATGGCCAAGCGGGGCAAGGACGACCCGACGGGTCTCGGCCTCTACCCGAACTGGTCCTTCGCCTGGCCCGTCAACCGGCGCATTCTCTACAACCGCGCCTCCTGCGACGTCAACGGGACCCCCTACAATCCCAAGCGCAAGATCCTGGCCTGGACGGGGGAGAAGTGGGTCGGCGACGTCCCGGACGGTCCCTGGCCGCCCATGGCCAACAAGGAGAAGGGAAAGTACCCCTTCATCATGAAGCAGGACGGCCTGGGCGCTCTTTTCGGACCCGGCATGGTCGAGGGGCCCTTTCCGGAGCATTACGAGCCGCTGGAAGGACCACTCTCGAAGAACCCCCTGTCGGGACAGTTGATCAACCCGGCCATCCAGATCTTCAAGAGCGACCTGGACAAGGTCGCCAACGCGGATGAGAAGTTCCCCTACGTCTGCACCACCTACTCCTGCACGGAGCACTGGTGCTCCGGCGCCCTGACGCGCTGGCAGCTCTGGCTCCTGGAGATGCAGCCGGAGCTCTACGTCGAGATCGGCGACAAGCTGGCCAAGCAGAAGGGCATCCGGAACGGGGAGCGGGTCCGGGTGTCGTCGGTCCGCGGCCAGGTGGAGTGCGTGGCCATGGTGACCAAGCGCTTCCG
- a CDS encoding formate dehydrogenase accessory protein FdhE, with protein sequence MNDRDAALERLDANLREAEEKNPHSRGILEAFGPLMIEQRRLIGNLDWRRIDPSGIDGNKLKAGVPVIRQIRLFFQQDPWQNVLLPLIDAARRGFPQLREGLDAWEACVGSGTVPFHDYFHSYPPPDETLPASWDCVRDIPAAVSRLLLAAAARTVLELRSAEAAPVLRDAEWDKGYCPFCGSFAGIARVHDKITQRWLHCLHCGWDWRFNRVRCPYCEHESPQEMNYFFLEGKTVESAFTCEECKRYLVTLYRASDIGDPDLDVTALSLIHLDLIMQQKGYQPLDPSGWLCIE encoded by the coding sequence ATGAACGATCGGGATGCGGCCCTCGAGAGACTGGACGCGAACCTCCGGGAAGCGGAGGAGAAGAACCCCCACAGCCGGGGGATCCTCGAGGCGTTCGGGCCCCTGATGATCGAGCAGCGGCGGCTCATCGGGAACCTGGACTGGAGACGGATCGATCCATCCGGCATCGACGGGAACAAACTGAAGGCCGGCGTTCCCGTGATCCGTCAGATCCGGCTGTTTTTCCAGCAAGATCCCTGGCAGAACGTCCTCCTTCCCCTGATCGATGCCGCCCGGCGGGGCTTCCCGCAGCTTCGGGAAGGCCTGGATGCCTGGGAAGCATGCGTCGGTTCCGGTACCGTGCCCTTCCACGACTATTTCCATTCCTATCCACCGCCGGACGAAACGCTTCCCGCCTCGTGGGACTGCGTCCGGGACATTCCCGCCGCCGTGAGCCGGCTGTTGCTGGCGGCCGCCGCGCGGACCGTCCTGGAACTCCGATCGGCGGAGGCCGCCCCGGTCCTCCGGGACGCCGAATGGGACAAGGGATACTGCCCCTTCTGCGGATCCTTCGCCGGGATCGCCCGCGTCCACGACAAGATCACCCAGCGCTGGCTCCACTGCCTCCATTGCGGGTGGGACTGGCGCTTCAACCGGGTCCGCTGCCCCTACTGCGAACACGAATCCCCCCAGGAGATGAACTACTTCTTCCTCGAAGGGAAGACCGTCGAGTCCGCCTTCACATGCGAGGAGTGCAAGCGATACCTGGTGACACTGTACCGCGCCAGCGACATCGGCGACCCCGACCTGGACGTGACGGCCCTGAGCCTGATCCACCTTGACCTGATCATGCAGCAGAAGGGCTACCAGCCCCTCGATCCCTCGGGATGGCTCTGCATCGAATGA
- the fdnG gene encoding formate dehydrogenase-N subunit alpha — MEVTRRGFLKLSSAVAAAGGLGLSLKPVSAYAQPLKIQYAKETTTICPYCSVGCSIIVSVRRGVVVNTEGDPDSPINRGSLCSKGGSIYQMAVNENRLGKPLYRAPFATEWKEVDWEWALEKIAHNVKESRDKSFKTKNDKGETVNRTEGIASVGSAAMDLEECFTYQKFLRGLGLVYIEHQARIUHSPTVPALAESFGRGAMTNHWVDFKNSDVLLIMGSNPASNHPVSFKWIQAAVDKGAKIICVDPRFTQSAAKAHLYAPLRSGTDIAFLGGMIKYILENNLYLEEYVKHYTNASFLVNPAFKLPGDNKGVFSGLEGAKYNKDTWSYQTEAGGRIKKDMSLKDPNCVFQLLKKQYSRYTPEIVSKICGTPVDKLLEVYKLYASTGKPDKAGVELYAMGWTQHTVGVQNIRSMCIIQLLLGNMGIAGGGVAAMRGESNVQGSTDHGLLFHIWPGYLGTPTASLATLKAFNEKRTPTTKEPDSLNWWKNFPKYSASFLRSTYGKNASLEEAYELMPKLDDGANYSWLTIFDQMYKGKFTGFFAWGMNPACSGAHSNKVRQALGKLDWMVNVNLFDNETGSFWRGPGMDPAKIKTEVFMLPCASSIEKEGSLANSGRLQQWRYKAVNPPGIALPDGDIMSEIYFKVKELYEKNGGPLKEAITKLSWPYGKFVGSHYHYDPHAVAKEINGFFLEDKKVENPTKKGEFKEFKKGDPVPTFAWLQDDGSTSSGCWIYCGSYPGTNMAARRGQKDPTGIGLYPEWAWSWPVNRRIIYNGASVDLNGKPWNPKKPVITWNGEKWVGDVPDGAGNPGSGRPPFIMKPDGVASIFGPGLADGPFPEHYEPLECPVEKNLMSPQKHNPAIKRFDKAGVGSDMDVYASVASCDPKFPFICSTYRISEHWQTGVLTRWCPWLAEMQPGMWCEIGLELAKEKGIANGEKVIVESARGKVECTAIVTPRFKPFIIDGNTIHEVGIPWHFGWITTKDRTYKPGDKKPEVYTEGDAANLLTPTIGDANTMIPESKAFMVNVRKRG; from the coding sequence ATGGAAGTCACCAGAAGAGGTTTCTTGAAGCTCTCCAGCGCCGTGGCGGCCGCGGGCGGACTTGGGTTGAGTCTCAAGCCCGTATCGGCCTATGCCCAACCGCTGAAGATCCAGTACGCCAAAGAAACCACCACCATTTGCCCATACTGCTCGGTGGGCTGCAGCATCATCGTCTCCGTCCGCAGGGGCGTGGTGGTCAACACGGAGGGCGATCCCGACAGTCCCATCAACCGCGGGTCCCTCTGCAGCAAGGGCGGATCCATCTACCAGATGGCCGTCAACGAGAACCGTCTCGGCAAGCCGCTCTACCGCGCTCCTTTCGCAACGGAGTGGAAAGAGGTGGACTGGGAGTGGGCCCTCGAGAAGATCGCCCACAACGTCAAGGAGAGCCGGGACAAGAGTTTCAAGACCAAGAATGACAAGGGCGAAACGGTAAACCGCACGGAAGGGATCGCTTCCGTCGGCAGTGCCGCCATGGACCTGGAAGAGTGCTTCACGTACCAAAAATTCCTGAGGGGGTTGGGTCTGGTGTACATCGAACACCAGGCCCGGATCTGACACAGCCCAACTGTACCGGCTCTGGCAGAGTCGTTCGGGCGTGGCGCAATGACGAATCACTGGGTCGATTTCAAAAACAGTGATGTCCTCCTCATCATGGGCAGCAACCCTGCCTCCAACCATCCCGTCTCCTTCAAGTGGATCCAGGCGGCGGTCGACAAGGGCGCAAAGATCATCTGCGTGGACCCGCGGTTTACGCAATCGGCGGCGAAGGCCCACCTGTATGCCCCTCTCCGCTCGGGAACGGACATCGCCTTCCTCGGCGGGATGATCAAGTACATCCTCGAGAACAACCTCTATTTAGAGGAGTACGTCAAGCATTACACCAACGCCTCCTTCCTGGTGAACCCGGCGTTCAAGCTGCCGGGCGACAACAAGGGCGTTTTCTCGGGGCTGGAAGGGGCAAAATACAACAAGGACACCTGGTCCTACCAGACAGAAGCCGGCGGGCGCATCAAGAAGGACATGAGCCTCAAGGATCCGAACTGCGTTTTCCAGCTCCTGAAGAAGCAGTACTCCCGTTACACCCCGGAGATCGTCTCCAAGATCTGCGGAACGCCGGTTGACAAGCTCCTGGAGGTCTACAAGCTGTACGCCTCGACGGGCAAGCCCGATAAGGCGGGCGTCGAGCTCTACGCCATGGGCTGGACCCAGCACACCGTCGGCGTCCAGAACATCCGGTCGATGTGCATCATCCAGTTGCTCCTGGGCAACATGGGCATCGCCGGCGGCGGTGTCGCGGCCATGCGCGGCGAGTCTAACGTCCAGGGCTCCACGGACCACGGCCTGCTGTTCCACATCTGGCCGGGCTACCTGGGAACCCCCACGGCCTCCCTGGCGACCCTGAAGGCCTTCAACGAGAAGCGGACCCCCACCACGAAAGAGCCCGACAGCCTCAACTGGTGGAAGAATTTCCCGAAATACTCCGCCAGTTTCCTGCGGTCCACATACGGGAAGAACGCATCCCTGGAAGAGGCCTACGAGCTGATGCCCAAGCTGGACGACGGGGCCAACTACTCCTGGCTCACAATCTTCGACCAGATGTACAAGGGCAAGTTCACCGGCTTCTTCGCCTGGGGCATGAATCCCGCCTGCAGCGGGGCCCACTCCAACAAGGTCCGGCAGGCCCTGGGCAAGCTGGACTGGATGGTGAATGTCAACCTCTTCGACAACGAGACGGGCTCCTTCTGGCGCGGCCCCGGCATGGATCCGGCGAAGATCAAGACGGAAGTCTTCATGCTGCCCTGCGCCTCCTCGATCGAGAAGGAGGGGAGCCTCGCCAACAGCGGCCGGCTCCAGCAGTGGCGCTACAAGGCCGTCAATCCCCCCGGCATAGCCCTGCCCGACGGGGACATCATGAGCGAGATTTACTTCAAGGTGAAGGAGCTCTACGAGAAGAACGGCGGACCGCTGAAGGAAGCGATCACGAAGCTCTCCTGGCCCTACGGCAAGTTCGTCGGCTCCCACTACCATTATGATCCCCACGCGGTGGCCAAGGAGATCAACGGCTTCTTCCTGGAGGACAAGAAGGTCGAGAACCCCACCAAGAAGGGCGAATTCAAGGAGTTCAAGAAGGGCGATCCCGTCCCGACCTTTGCCTGGCTGCAGGACGACGGCTCCACCTCTTCGGGGTGCTGGATCTACTGCGGCTCCTACCCGGGGACCAACATGGCGGCACGGCGTGGCCAGAAAGACCCCACCGGCATCGGCCTGTACCCGGAGTGGGCCTGGTCCTGGCCGGTGAACCGCCGGATCATCTACAACGGCGCGTCGGTGGATCTGAACGGAAAACCCTGGAATCCCAAGAAGCCGGTCATCACGTGGAATGGCGAAAAATGGGTGGGCGACGTGCCCGACGGCGCCGGCAACCCCGGCTCCGGACGGCCGCCGTTCATCATGAAACCCGACGGCGTGGCCAGCATCTTCGGACCCGGCCTGGCCGACGGTCCCTTCCCGGAGCACTACGAGCCTCTCGAGTGCCCCGTGGAGAAGAACCTGATGTCGCCGCAGAAGCACAATCCCGCCATCAAGCGGTTCGACAAGGCCGGCGTCGGCTCCGACATGGACGTCTACGCCAGCGTGGCCAGCTGTGACCCGAAGTTCCCTTTCATCTGCTCGACGTACCGGATCAGCGAGCACTGGCAGACGGGCGTTCTCACCCGCTGGTGCCCCTGGCTGGCGGAGATGCAGCCCGGGATGTGGTGCGAGATCGGCCTCGAGCTGGCGAAGGAAAAGGGCATTGCCAACGGAGAGAAGGTCATTGTCGAGTCCGCCCGCGGCAAGGTGGAGTGCACGGCCATTGTAACACCCCGCTTCAAGCCCTTCATCATCGACGGCAACACGATCCACGAGGTCGGCATTCCCTGGCACTTCGGCTGGATCACCACGAAGGACCGGACGTACAAGCCCGGCGACAAGAAGCCCGAGGTCTACACGGAAGGGGACGCGGCCAATCTGCTGACTCCGACCATCGGGGACGCCAACACGATGATTCCCGAAAGCAAGGCCTTCATGGTCAACGTCAGGAAAAGGGGGTGA
- a CDS encoding 4Fe-4S dicluster domain-containing protein, whose translation MAEYIKLIDVSKCTGCRGCQLACKQWNQMPARQTKNNGSYQNPPDLQWNTWTLIRFQEVSDKDGLKWLFRKDGCMHCTDAACVKVCPSGALYHTEYGTVGLNQEKCIGCKECIAACPFDIPRWNRATDRIYKCDLCLSRIQADLNPACVKACPTGALTFGEKKAMIKAAYKRAEELGEKASVYGDKFVDGTHVLYVLPEKVDVYEKLPKKPSVPASIIVWKDFLKPLSLLAAGGVVAGSFLHYLIHGPKSPDEDQNQKGGGES comes from the coding sequence ATGGCCGAATACATTAAACTGATTGACGTTTCGAAGTGCACGGGCTGCCGGGGCTGCCAGCTGGCCTGTAAGCAGTGGAACCAGATGCCGGCAAGGCAGACGAAGAACAACGGCTCCTACCAGAATCCCCCGGATCTGCAGTGGAATACCTGGACCCTCATCCGGTTCCAGGAAGTGTCCGACAAGGACGGCCTCAAGTGGCTGTTCCGGAAGGACGGCTGCATGCACTGCACCGACGCGGCCTGCGTGAAGGTCTGCCCCAGCGGCGCCCTGTATCACACGGAGTACGGCACGGTGGGCCTGAACCAGGAGAAGTGCATCGGCTGCAAGGAGTGCATCGCCGCCTGCCCCTTCGACATTCCGCGGTGGAACCGGGCCACGGACCGCATCTACAAGTGCGACCTGTGCCTCTCCCGGATCCAGGCGGATCTGAACCCTGCCTGCGTGAAGGCCTGCCCGACGGGAGCACTCACCTTCGGGGAGAAGAAGGCCATGATCAAGGCGGCCTACAAGCGGGCGGAGGAGCTGGGAGAAAAGGCCTCCGTCTACGGCGACAAGTTCGTCGACGGAACCCATGTGCTCTATGTGTTGCCGGAGAAGGTGGATGTGTACGAGAAGCTGCCGAAGAAGCCGAGCGTCCCGGCATCGATCATTGTCTGGAAGGACTTCCTGAAGCCGCTGTCGCTCTTGGCGGCGGGCGGCGTGGTCGCCGGGTCGTTCCTGCACTACCTCATCCACGGGCCGAAGTCGCCCGATGAGGACCAGAATCAGAAGGGAGGAGGCGAATCATGA
- a CDS encoding formate dehydrogenase subunit gamma, with the protein MKKGMIQATDAFERIVHWSLAISCLLLCISGLGMMFHSLNWIGEIFGGLRSLKYIHNFTGIWFGASLAFAIGMWWKEAGVFTMPEDLDWMMCGGGYLWHVDKVPEVGKYNPGQKAFFLAVAGCGVLMFVTGLIMWFPLSFPSGLVRWMFVLHALGFVTIFAFFFVHLYLGTVGSPGSLPAMTTGWVTRAWLKKQHPKWLKEMEHEGKLVVYGEEKAGGSH; encoded by the coding sequence ATGAAAAAGGGAATGATTCAGGCGACGGACGCCTTTGAGAGAATCGTCCACTGGAGCCTGGCCATTTCGTGCCTGCTCCTGTGCATTTCGGGCCTGGGGATGATGTTCCATTCCCTCAACTGGATCGGGGAGATCTTCGGAGGTCTCCGGTCGCTGAAGTACATTCACAATTTCACGGGGATCTGGTTCGGGGCGTCCCTGGCCTTCGCCATCGGGATGTGGTGGAAGGAGGCGGGGGTGTTCACGATGCCGGAGGACCTGGACTGGATGATGTGCGGCGGCGGGTACCTGTGGCATGTGGACAAGGTTCCCGAAGTCGGGAAGTACAACCCGGGGCAGAAGGCGTTCTTCCTGGCGGTGGCGGGCTGCGGGGTCCTGATGTTCGTAACGGGACTGATCATGTGGTTTCCGCTGAGCTTCCCGTCCGGACTGGTGCGGTGGATGTTCGTGCTGCACGCCCTGGGGTTCGTGACGATCTTCGCGTTTTTCTTCGTGCACCTGTACCTGGGGACGGTGGGCTCACCGGGTTCCCTGCCGGCGATGACGACGGGGTGGGTGACCCGTGCGTGGCTGAAAAAGCAGCACCCGAAGTGGCTCAAGGAGATGGAGCACGAGGGGAAACTGGTGGTCTACGGCGAGGAGAAGGCCGGCGGAAGCCACTGA
- a CDS encoding TlpA disulfide reductase family protein translates to MRGRIGSRTGAVLVCLIMLLGWGGTALAQPPVGGTLPEFTLSAPKDSGEKSYLGLSWLGGSFRIPELKTRVVIIEVFSMYCPYCQAEAPKVNRLYGLIEGNPALKGKIKLIGIGAGNSPYEVGVFKKKYGVPFPLFPDGDFKIHKLLGEVRTPYFIGVKINPDGSHTVFFSKLGAFESPESFLNSMIRLSGLQ, encoded by the coding sequence ATGAGAGGAAGGATCGGTTCGCGAACAGGTGCGGTGCTGGTTTGCCTGATCATGCTGCTCGGATGGGGCGGAACGGCCCTGGCCCAGCCGCCCGTAGGAGGGACACTCCCCGAATTCACCCTCTCCGCGCCGAAGGACAGCGGCGAGAAAAGCTACCTGGGCCTTTCGTGGCTCGGCGGCTCCTTCCGGATTCCCGAGCTGAAGACCCGGGTCGTGATCATCGAGGTTTTCAGCATGTACTGCCCGTACTGCCAGGCGGAGGCACCCAAGGTCAACCGGCTCTACGGGCTGATCGAGGGCAATCCGGCCCTGAAGGGGAAAATCAAGCTGATCGGCATCGGGGCGGGAAACTCACCCTATGAGGTCGGAGTATTCAAGAAAAAGTACGGCGTGCCCTTTCCCCTCTTTCCGGATGGGGATTTCAAGATTCACAAACTCCTGGGCGAGGTGCGGACGCCCTACTTCATCGGGGTGAAGATCAATCCCGACGGTTCGCACACTGTTTTCTTCTCGAAGCTGGGGGCCTTCGAGAGCCCCGAATCCTTCCTGAACTCCATGATCCGTCTTTCGGGACTCCAGTAA
- a CDS encoding peroxiredoxin → MSRRSTFRIWMAVAVLLFAAGEAMALSDAYKGNIYNTGVLKPTDSSLKVKVGEAAPDFTLPSVAGERVSLGSYRGKKNVVLSFVPAAWTPVCSDQWPGYNIVKDLFEAHDAVLLGITVDNIPTLFSWTIQMGKLWFPVLSDFWPHGAVADRYGILRSDGTAERALFVIDKKGIIRYIDVHDINQRPSLESLMKALENLR, encoded by the coding sequence ATGTCGCGCAGGAGCACATTCCGGATCTGGATGGCCGTTGCCGTGTTGCTTTTCGCTGCCGGGGAGGCGATGGCTCTTTCGGACGCCTACAAGGGCAATATCTACAACACCGGGGTCCTGAAGCCCACGGACAGCAGCCTCAAGGTAAAGGTCGGCGAGGCCGCCCCGGATTTCACCCTGCCCTCGGTGGCGGGGGAGCGGGTGTCCCTGGGCTCCTACCGGGGAAAGAAGAACGTGGTCCTCTCCTTCGTCCCCGCCGCCTGGACGCCCGTCTGCTCCGACCAGTGGCCGGGGTACAACATCGTGAAGGATCTCTTCGAAGCCCACGATGCCGTCCTGCTGGGCATCACGGTGGACAACATCCCCACCCTGTTTTCCTGGACAATCCAGATGGGAAAGCTCTGGTTTCCCGTCCTGTCGGACTTCTGGCCCCACGGGGCCGTGGCGGACCGCTACGGCATCCTGCGTTCCGACGGAACCGCGGAGCGGGCCCTGTTCGTCATCGACAAAAAAGGGATCATCCGCTACATCGACGTCCATGACATCAACCAGCGGCCGTCCCTGGAGAGCTTGATGAAGGCGCTGGAAAACCTGCGCTGA